The DNA region CGGGGGAGGTCCCCGTGGCAACCACGGAGTCGGAGGAGTCCCTGCCCCGGCAGGCGGTGGCCTGCCCCAGCTGCGGTGGGGGGGCGTGGGGTTGGCCGGGGGGGGCCCGCGGGAGGTCAGAGTGGAGCTCCAGCTTGTtgttctccccctccccctggtCCTCCTCGCCTGCAGCTCCCCCTGCTCCCTGGTCGGAGGCCTGGTCGTTGAGCAGCTTGACCAGGAAGTTGATGTACTTCATGGCCAGCCGCAGGATCTCGTTCTTGCTGAGCTTCTTGTCGGGCGGGTGCGTGGGGATCAGCTTCCTCAGCTCGGAGAAGGCCCCGTTGACGTTCTGCTGCCGCCAGCGCTCCCGACTGTTCGTGAAGACCCTGCGGGCCAGCTTCTGGGGCGGGCCTGCAACACAGCCGCCTGGTTCTCATTATTGACTTGACCATGATCCatacagactcacagactcacacacctgcACACCTGCACACATAGACTCACTAACACACAgacctgcacacactcacatacacacacagatagactcacagacacacagacctgcacaccctcacacacacacacagactcacaaacACTCAGagctgcacacactcacataaacacacacatagactcacagacactcacagctgcacacactcacatacagacaaacagactcacagacacacacagactcacagacacacatacctGCACAAACCTGTACACACTAACACAAACATAGACTCAGAGacatacacactgcacaccctcacatacacacatactcacatacacatacatgCACACAACGGGACAAACTGAAGATTTGCTGGGTTTCAGGTCAGTGCTAGACATATTGCTTGACATTCTGGCTTTTGCTCTATCTTATAAAAAGCTAGGAGGAGCCTGGAGAGCACCGAGAGATCCCCAGTCATTCAGATAGTCAGAACACTTGAGTGATTGAGAGACTGCTTATACCAAGGTCAGAAAATACCGTGCCCATCCAGGAACTGATAACTCACACAGCCCCACGTTACGGTTTCCTCGCCCTCCCAGGCACAGAGATCAGGTTTCAAAATCAACTAGCACAAATCTCCAGAGCCCTTCCATGATTGGAACTTCAGAAGCACAAACACTCTGCAGACATGCCTGCTTCAATATGTGACCTGTTCTTCCCAAGCCAGGATGTGTTACAGGTTGACCctgaatattacattttcaatccTGTAAAAATTGAAATCAAACATCCTGACAATATTCTTTAcaatatgctgaaaagagaagaaagaaaacacaacttttcagccgtggagccttctttgggtggtCTTCTCACccaaagaaggttccacagccgaaacattgtgttttctctcttctcttttcagcaaggaataaacctattacgtgttaCTTTGCaaactacgcatgctgacgcagctacccacctgaacttcttTAGAATATAGACATTAAGTGGTTCAGATGGCGGTTTGATCACAAAgacctttttttcctgttgacTATGACTATTGTAtctatattttaaatgatttatttttaaatctgtcaTTCTTAGTGGCTTTCTGGATTCTATGAGCCCCACCAGCTCGGGACTCTTCCGTGAGCCTTGATACTATGCTACGATACTGTCCCTGAAGGCAGGGTGCTGCCAAGCCATCGCCCGCTGACACACTGCAGGCAGCAGGCCGCAGGCGGGAGCTAACCTTCAGGCAAGTCCATTTCAAAGTGCGCGGAGGGTCTTCTCTTCATGCGGCTGCTGGCGAAAACTCCAAAGCTGGCCGATGACCCCAGGTAAGGACTGGCACAGAAGGAGGGAAAGTAGAAAAGATTACCGGGTGCATACAAGCCCAGGGCCACTGCTCACCACGGATAAAGCACTGATACAGCGGGCAGCAGagccttttatttttacacaaaaccagtATTGCAACTACCTTAACAATCCTGAGCAGTGGTTCCCAGCTCTGGTCCAGGAGGAACGCTGTGTTTGCTGGTTTTTGCTCTAGCTAACCACTGGCTTCTTCATCACTGATTAATCTGATTTCCAGTTTCTCTTTCTGCCCTGATATAGTGTCACGCCCCGCTTTAGGGGTGTGTGATACAGTGTCACTCCCCGCTGTAGGGGTGTGTGATACTGTGTCACTCCCCGCTGTAGGGGTGTGTGATACGGTGTCACTCCCAGCTGTAGGGGTGTCTGATATGGTGTCACTCCCAGCTGTAGGGGTGTGTGATACAGTGTCACTCCCAGCTGTAGGGGTGTGTGATACGGTGTCACTCCCAGCTGTAGGGGTGTGTGATACGGTGTCACTCCCAGCTGTAGGGGTGTGTGATACGGTGTCACTCCCAGCTGTAGGGGTGTGTGATACGGTGTCACTCCTAGCTGTAGGGGTGTGTGATACGGTGTCACTCCTAGCTGTAGGGGTGTGTGATACGGTGTCACTCCTAGCTGTAGGGGTGTGTGATACGGTGTCACTCCCAGCTGTAGGGGTGTGTGATACGGTGTCACTCCTAGCTGAAAGGGTGTGTGATACGGTGTCACTCCCAGCTGTAGGGGTGTGTGATACGGTGTCACTCCCAGTTGTAGGGGTGTCTGATATGGTGTCACTCCCAGCTGTAGGGGTGTGTGATACAGTGTTACTCCCAGCTGTAGGGGTGTGTGATACAGTGTCACTCCCAGATTTAGGCGTGTCAGATACAGTGCCATTCCCACCCATGTCTCTTCATCATCAATTGCCCAACTATTATCATAATATTTATTAAGAGCTGTTTAGGCAGAAATAACAGCAAGCAAGTCGAGAGGCTGAGTAAGGTCCTGCGTGCTGATGTTGTTGGGAATAGAACCCCCTGAAATAAGGAAATAAGATGTTATTGAAACTCAGGACTGACCAAAGAGATAAGTAAAAGTAAGTACAATAAGTACAAGTAAGCAGATGAATTACTGTAAGTCATCAGTTAGCACTGGAGATGTAGATGTGTCATCTGGAATGATAACACAGTGTTCTGAGCAGCAGGGTTGGGAAGCACCACTGATCTCAAGGGAGTGTAAGCAAGACAGAAAGCTGGGTGGGTTTCTTTTCTTAGAGAACTAAGAGCTGTGGGGTCCTGAAGCAGCCAGCCCAGCCATGAGGACAAGGACATATACTGTACGCCAATATGCCACCCGGAGTCATGACGATCAAACTACTTTCGGATCTTTCACATGTTTTAAACATCTTCACAGCTCCTGATTCTAGCCCATAGACCCGAGCCAGTCACTCCTGGCCCTGTAGGGCCACAGTTCCCCTGGATTTGCAGCTAACTATTAATCCTCAAATAGTGGATTAAACTATTAATCCCTGGAAATAGTGGGAATTAAGACCCATCAAGTGAACAGCTGATTCAAGTGAAGAATGCAAAACAGGAGAAACACAGAGGCCTCAGAGGATCAGGAGTGACAATCAGTCCCATAAACCCttacagagctgtgctgcagtatAGTGTGGTAAAAGCCAAGAAAACGCAGCAAGGCACAGTGAAAGTGAAATCACAGCAAAGAACAGACAGGTATGGTAGGTGCCATTCACTGAACACAAATGTGATAAGTGTGTGGTGAAAAACCGtgacacaaacaacacacatactgtaaaaaagtacCACAGCGAAGCTCCAGAGGTGGGGGTGcatgtctttttttaagaaatcatGAAAAAATCAGGaaggaaaatagaaaataagcTCAAATACaagttaaggtttttttttttaaataagctttCCATTCTTATTAAGCAGGCTCTGCTGCATCATTTCtacaagacactttttaatttaaaggtaCAAATTACACTTGATGAATTGAAACATGCTGGAAGCAGAGCGTCAGTAATTAGAAACTGCATCTGTGTCACGCTGTATCAGAGAGCAGAGCCCATGAGCATACTAAGACCTGGGCTGCTATTCAGACAGGGGGAAGGAATTTGAATCAAAGAGTGCTTAATTTCAACCAATGAgcaaatttaaataaacaaagatTTCACAATTTATACATATTCTTAATCTATAAAAAGCCACTTCATAGATAAGTTatcaaataatataatttaaaaggttttcttcttttctaGTATCCACATTTGCTTAATTTAAATAGGCAGTTGAAAAATGAactattatgtattttttaccGATCCTGGCATGAAGGACcttcaggaaaaaaagataTTGATCTATACTACACAGCGTATTGAACAAGAGCATGAAAAAGTGATATACAGGAAAAAACAGCTCCATTTATAAAAGGAATAATACCTTGAGAAAAACTAAAGCACCCTAGCAAAAACTAATTAGTGCTGCACAGTTTTCTGAAGCCCTTTGGCAAAGTACAACCTATAGAATTCTTTGCAACATCAGTAGATAAGATAAGACaattttattggccatatactatttcttgtattaggaatttgtcttttcatatacagtaccccaatgtgctctccatgagacacacagacagggagagaagcttggggtcagagcacagggtcagccatttatacagcgcccctggagcagttggggttaatagccttgctcaggagcccaacggagtaggattcctctgccagccacgggatacgaaccggcaaccttccagccgcaggcgcagatccttagccacagagccaccgctccgccttCCTCAGGTATAGCCGAGTATATACAGTTCCACAACTGGAACTTTCAAGAGCAATAATCGATCTCTGGAAGGGGTGGTTTCAATGGCCCATTACCACCTAGATGAAAGGATGTCCTTCTGGCCAGCAGTGAAAGTGTTTCTCCCGGGGACGGAAGGCTGCAACAGCTGTGCAGCCTCTGTGGGCTGTGGGCTGTGGGCTGTGGCCGGCCCAGTAGCGCAATGCTCCCCTGCAGGGGCAGGAACTGTGTGGCAATGTGTGGTGAACCAAGAAGAGCTGCACCAGAAAAGGCCCATTGCAGGGACAGGTCCTGTACAGCAGGTCAAGGGCCTCCAGCTCTGGTCATCAAGGGCTGCTATAGGCCTTTTGATTTTCACAGCAACCTTAAggtcaaaatcaaataatcaaggGTGCAGGGTGTAGAATGCAGAGCTTGGCCCTGCCTATCAGAGAAGTCCTCTGCACCTGTAAGATACTTACAAAGAGTTGTGCAACACAACACATTACATTGGCCTTTCAGTTGCACTTTGTGTAATTGCCCCCAGTTTAAAATGTTGGGGTTCCCTCCTGAGCTGagattcaaatgtttttttctgtattcgTAGGTCTTTCAGCAAAGTAGCAACGTCCCTTTGAACCCCCgagtattaatactgtataatgcccATTACACTCTGCCAGATGCACAAGACACTTATGAGCTCACTGCAGTACTGTACTCCCATGTCTCAGGGTCAAAACTGATGACTACCACCAGGTTTTCAAAACCACCTCTTGGTGTGCATGGGACTATGGGAAGTGTTCACAAGCTACCTTTTGAGAAAGCAGTCAAATCTCTTAGTTCAAGCCACTGACCTCACTTCCTGCCTTGGTCTTGAACTTCACTTCCCAGCATGTATTTCTTCACCCCTGCGTTCCTGACCCATGCCCAGGTGAAATCAATCACAAATCACAGGCCTCTAGGAGGATATTACATCTAGAACAACATTGAAAATGCTGCCAGCTACTGCGTTTCTTCATTTGTGATTGGACATATTTTGATGTAATCTGGAGCATACAGTTATTCAACTAATGACGCCCtaaattactgaaaaaaaaataaaaggttctCAAGGCTTGTGGCTCATCAGGAAAGAGAACTTCCCAATCTAAGTAACGTTAAGCAGACTGAGAGTGTGTGACtccactctggatgggacaggAGTCCATCACAGAGTTCCCATGCTGGTACCCAGTGCTATAGCGTGGTGGACTGGGGCAATGAGGGCAAAGCCTCTTGCTCCAGGGGATCATGCTGTCCACAGTGGGATCTCAGGCCTGCAGCCTCTGGGCTAGAGATCCAGAACTTTGAGCACTGCTCTGAGCCACCCCAGCACTGATCCAAAGCTGACACTTGTTTCGTGTCACGGATGTAGagtaatgtgaaaaagaaagcacaCCCTCTTacaattctttgtttttttctatattaaCACCTATCTGACCTTCACCCAGTCCTCACTAAGTCCCAACAGCAGGTAAGTCTAGCCTCATGTGACAAATAACACATACATTTGTATTGGTCTTTGTCATCGCTGTACCTATCCTTCAAGGTTTGGGATTGGTCACCACTCAACACGGATTTGGCGTCCGGTATTTTTCCGGAACACAAAATTCCTCCTCGTAACAGCTGAGTGCGGCCTCCCTGCCCCCTTCTCATCCTGTTTGCCCCAATGCCTGATCGTACCGCTGGCTCTGCTCaaacctgaaagagacacaCGGACAGATGGGCGGGGGGTCTACCTGTTCAGAAAGGGATGCCCAGGCAGGTACTGAGGAGGCAGCAGGGTGCTGGGCAGGACGGGCACGGGGGACATCTGGGCTGGCATTCCAGGGGTGGCAGCGGTCAGGGCGGCCAGCTGGGAGACCCGGGAGTCCGTAGGGCACTGCACTAGCGAGGGGATGGGGTGCAGGGCAGTCAGTTCAGTTGTGGGCACCACTCTGCTCCCTAAAGCTGGCGTGCCAGGCATGGGGG from Lepisosteus oculatus isolate fLepOcu1 chromosome 11, fLepOcu1.hap2, whole genome shotgun sequence includes:
- the lyl1 gene encoding protein lyl-1 isoform X1 translates to MMEKLEPSGSPAPPASAAGERQSPLQTASLAISSPLPNEQESEGGTSQAAAAGSPGGAATPSRREAAEPVAMETTGQARTPPLPSTPASSSSSSSSELAPLPPNVPVISLGHSKPPMPPMPGTPALGSRVVPTTELTALHPIPSLVQCPTDSRVSQLAALTAATPGMPAQMSPVPVLPSTLLPPQYLPGHPFLNSPYLGSSASFGVFASSRMKRRPSAHFEMDLPEGGCVAGPPQKLARRVFTNSRERWRQQNVNGAFSELRKLIPTHPPDKKLSKNEILRLAMKYINFLVKLLNDQASDQGAGGAAGEEDQGEGENNKLELHSDLPRAPPGQPHAPPPQLGQATACRGRDSSDSVVATGTSPGSSCYGDTGSPDSEESMESRLTAKNGLELKEPMRIVAAVNDQR
- the lyl1 gene encoding protein lyl-1 isoform X2 produces the protein MMEKLEPSGSPAPPASAAGERQSPLQTASLAISSPLPNEQESEGGTSQAAAAGSPGGAATPSRREAAEPVAMETTGQARTPPLPSTPASSSSSSSSELAPLPPNVPVISLGHSKPPMPPMPGTPALGSRVVPTTELTALHPIPSLVQCPTDSRVSQLAALTAATPGMPAQMSPVPVLPSTLLPPQYLPGHPFLNSPYLGSSASFGVFASSRMKRRPSAHFEMDLPEGPPQKLARRVFTNSRERWRQQNVNGAFSELRKLIPTHPPDKKLSKNEILRLAMKYINFLVKLLNDQASDQGAGGAAGEEDQGEGENNKLELHSDLPRAPPGQPHAPPPQLGQATACRGRDSSDSVVATGTSPGSSCYGDTGSPDSEESMESRLTAKNGLELKEPMRIVAAVNDQR